A region of the Apium graveolens cultivar Ventura chromosome 6, ASM990537v1, whole genome shotgun sequence genome:
AGTGTGGAGATTCCGTTATTCGTATTGGAATAGTAGTCAAAGTTATGTGTTGACTAAAGGTTGGAGCCGGTTTGTTAAGGAGAAAGGATTAAAAGCCGGTGATGTTGTTAGTTTTCAAAGATCAACCGGACCGGATAAGCAGCTTTACATTGATTGGAAAGAAAGAACCGGTCCCGGTTCAGTAGCGGTTGGTGTAGCTCCGGTTCAGATGGTTAGGTTGTTTGGTGTTAACATATTTAAGGTACCGGCTACCGGAGCTGCCGGTGTTAATAATAACGAAGTTAGTTTTTGTAATGGAAAGAGAATGAGGGAGATGGAGATATTAGGGTTAGAGTGTAACAAGAAACAAAGGATTATCAATGTTGTTTAGCATTATGTTTTAAATGCGGCGGTGCAGCGGCGGCGAAGGCGGTGGTGTTATGGTAGTAGTGGTTTAAGTAACGTTGCAAGTTGATGAAATGTATATTAATTGTTAGGCAAAAAAGCAGCCGAAGAGTGCTGTTTTGAAATCTTGTAATAGAAACAAGGCAGAAATAGAAAAAAAAATGTCAATTTGTAAGTTGTAACATGTTCAAAATCTGAATAAAAATATAGTTTCATTATAAAAGTATGTTTTAGGATCAGTGTTTAATTAGTATAATAATCCACTTGATTAGTGTGTCGCTTTTGCCTCAAATAATTGTATTATGGTTGATCAAATATGAACAATATCAGCGTGCAATTATGGAAAGGAAAGTACTGCCCTACTTTGTTGTACGAAACGTAATAcgtaattttatattaaaatttaattctCATTTTCGTTAATCGAATTGGAATCTCATTATTTACTGTTCTAACATTTTCGTAATTCTCAGCGAAACGACACATATTTACGATATTATTTCCGCAACATAATAACGGAACATTGGCATCTCACATCTGAACTGTGCTTCAACTGTTGGAACACATCTACAACAACACAATTGAGGGAACATGAACAACAATTAGGTAAGATGATAAAATCAGAAGATGAACACGTTATAATAATGCACATACTGTTCTTGCACTTTGGATGATCGAATGGTTAAATGTGTCTTCTTCCTCTTTTTTATTGTTCACACTTGAATAAAGAAATGAGTACGACGTTGCTTGACTCTcttatttcaatttcaatttACTTTCGCACACCATTATGCACTAACTACACATTTACTTAAATTAGATGAGCACGATTCCAATATGATAAGCATCAATACAGTTTTCGACACCTTTTAAGTAATAATTTTATTTAGTAAGATGGGTGTTTATCTTACTCCGGCTTAGTTAAAATTGTCTAATTAAAACATATGAGTACATTACATTGATGATTAATTTACACATGCATATTTTCTGGCAGGCTTACCTGAACCTCTACAATGGCCTGCCTTAGATTCAACCGTTATACATATTATGTTTTATCATCTTCGAACACCTAATTTAATTAGAATGCGATAGCTTAGATTACATATTTCGGCCTAGTTGCTTCGGATACAGTAGAAATCAGTGAATAGGTCAATAGGATAAGTTGCATGTTTTTTTTGTCAACCATGTACGAATAAATATAAGCGCATCTCAATCTCGATTAATCTAAAACTAGCACGACATCTCACCGCAATGACTTCTATttaagtttgaatattcatttgaaaTCGAACCTAAGACCATGACATACAATTTAAACTTTTAAAGTTCCAGTTTCAACCAGATGAGTTATCCGGAATATGTAGGCACATTACAGATAGAATACAATCATATAGCAAGATCATTTCGTCTCCAATACATGAGGTATAGCCCAGGGATTCTGAACCATCTTGGTATAAACAATCTCAAGCACACCTGCAGTTTTTATGTAAGCTGTGAGCTCATTGTCGTTAATTTAAATGTGCTCCTAACAAGTTGCATGGCAACagattcttattttatttttgacAAGTACTTGACTGATTGTACCTTATTAATCTACGTATCTGTTTataaaaacatgattatttaACGGAATCAAAATCAACATTGTGATATTTTCTCGATAATGGCATGCTTCAAACTGTTCAGATTCATGCACTGAATTGAAAGGAGAGGCTCATATAAGAGGATGTGGGATCTGGCAGCCAGTTTTTGTCTAAAAAAAGGCTGTACTTGTTGTATCACACCCGACAGTTTAATTACATAACATTATTTTCAatcataaaaaataaaattaaaatttggAAAGCTGAATTATTATACAAAAACACATGCAAACTCCTTGTAGTATATTCAAGTACATTTTTGGTACGTTGCATTTGGTACTTAGAAGATGTCTGAAGCAGATCTTTATAGTTCATATATACTATGTTTATTTAAAAGAGGAGATAATATCTGAACTCATCATGATTGTAACATTCGTTCCAACTGAATAGGTGCTTTTGACCAACATGAACCTGCTTTAAAATATCATGAATTAATTAACATTATATCAGATCTGCAGTACTAGTTTCTATTACGATGACATTTCGATGGTAAATGCCTAATATAATTGATGAAGTTTCGATCTTCATCAGCTTTGACAAATTTTCGGGATCTGCTGGACCTTGACTACTTCAAACCAGATAGCTTTAATTCAAAATCTGAAAAACGTAGTCCGTAAGTTGTAGTGCAATTTCCGGTAGAATATGTACAATAGTACACACATATATTCAAACTAATGTCGGTTTAAGTTAAAGAAAAGTTAATAGGAAGGGGTCTTGTTTTATTTTTCTATAGAGATGGGTTGCATTGTTGTATCATCTATCATGTATGTCAACTTGTCTGAAGTGTGGTACTTATCATGCAACTTCCCACGATGACCAGCTCATGTTAATTTAGATATTTTGTTGGGTATCTTTAGAACTGGTCTGTCAGAAAATTACATTATGAATTGTGTTACATTTGGACTGCGAGTTGTGTTTACAAGTCTCTTTGTTCTGATAAATATGTagtataaattttaaaatgatgtttgtAGAGCCCAAACCAACTAACAAAACTTAGCCCATAAGATTCAATGTAATGTACATGGGCCAGTAGCCACTCCAAGCCCAGTATTCTCAGCAAAGTATGTCCTATGTCATGGAATATATCCACAAGTCTTCAATATATACTCTCATGAGTACCCGACTCATCACCTTATTTTAATCCATTTTCTTGAAATATGCAGTTGTTCTTCATTGCGGTTTAGAACTCCGTAGATAatcattatttaaaaaatataaatatataatttattttatttttaatcttatataattacaatttttaattggataattaaaaatgaatACATAATTATCAAATTATGATAAATACACACTTTTATGAAATTTGATGAAATAGTTTAAAGTGGTTTCGTaataaaattacagaaaaatcacaattattcaaaattatttcacagtagaatcaaatttaaaattattttttccccaaattttaattgttaaacgttttattatatttaagtataattattattctacatTAACAACGAATTTGATGAAATTCTATAATAAAAATTAAGGGTTCTCTACGTTTTTTTATATAAGCGAGTTCTCTATAAAAAAAAAAGGCTTATATAGGCCAATATGCTATGCATGTTTATGCAGTCAAATTGAACTCTTTTGCTTGTATGGGTATGCTTCTAATTAAGTTTAATCTTATTTGTATGCTCTAATGTGGCAATTTTCTTGCTAATTTCAGATATTTGTTTGTTTTACGATTTCCACATGAAATTTTGTCTATGTTTTATTTATAGGAAATAATTCTCCTTCATAAAAGTGTGTGTTTGTTTTTGCACGGAGGATATCAGGCTTGGCAGAGGCAGTAATAATCAGAAGGTATTCCAAGTTGATTGCATACTCACAGCAGCCTGCATCCATCTCCTGTTTTCTTTAAATTTTAGTCTCTTCGGCTTTTCAAGTTTTTCATCAGcttaaatatataaaatgtaGTAATTGTTAGCAAGTTTCAAGACTCAGACAATGTGTCAATGTCAAATGCTTGTTGCATTTCAAGGAGGAGACTTGTGAGCTAAGTCTCATTTCATATGTAGTACAGCGTGCACTCTTTCAAAACAGCAACTTTACAAGTTTATATTACTACATCTCACTTCCAGACGATTAATTTCATGTCTCTTCATAAATTACACAAAGGGGAAAAAGGAAAAAATTTTCGACGCCTGAGAGATTCGAACTCTCGCGGGGAAACCCCATGTACTTAGCAGGCACACGCCTTAACCACTCGGCCAAAGCGTCAAGATGTTAATTAATAGCAAAGTATTTTAAGATAACAATTGAGGATAGTATTACCATAAATTAACAATGCATCGACAGGAATCATGTAAGCTCAAAAAAATAAATTACCGGTTGCTTTAAACCTACAGTTAATAATTTTTTGTCTTAACATCAAATTATTTAAAAACATATACTGGTATTATTTATGtcaaaaaacataaaataacaatAGTTTTTTAATCCATCGATACATTTGTATTGATTCAAATTCTGAAATCATGAATTTACAATTGATTCGAACCTGGCAAAAAAAACACATGAATTGAAATATTAAATACTGGCCAAGCTCGTTAGATCCATTAACAACTTAGGAGTTTTAAATTTTTATAGATTGTCTTTTTGTAATTCAATATTGAAGTTCTGATCAGAAGTCATTTTTTCCTTACTTGAAAAGACAGTGAAGTTAGCAAAAGGAACATGTAAATCGAACTTATTTTCTATATTCACAACTTGAACGAAATTGGCCGCTCGCATCTTAAAGGTTGATAAGTTATGATATTTACAATTTTTTTACCTTCAAGACAAGGCAACTCATGTTTAGGTGGAATCTTATAGTTCCAGACAAAATTGTTTTCATATTCGTACTTGCCAATTAAACCTGTCACACTATCAACCTCTTCCTTAAGAACTGATCGCCATGACGCCTTACTTGGCAGCTTAATCTTCTGCGTCGTAATTTGAACATGTTGAAGAACTCCGAGTGCAAAACCAATCTGAGAATCGCTCCTAAGACTTTCTGCAAGGTACTTGTAACTTCTAAGTTCGTGTATAGCTTTGCAAGTCGAAACAAAATCCTGCACATACCAAGAAGAGATCATTTAGAGAAAGGTACAAAGATGATGTAATTAATAGTTAGCAACTGTAAGAAAGCCTATATAAGAAATACAAGAAGATTTTATAACAAATGAGGTAAATATTCATCAGTATGAATCTCTGAATAAGAACCTATCAAGCTGAAAAAATGAGAATGACTGAATAAGGTAGCAGATTGCAGACTTACAAGAAAGCCTGTTGATATATCTTTCTTGTCCTTGTTTGCAGAATGCAAAGTACTTGAGGCTTCATCTAGCATTTGTACAATGCCATAATGCAGCTTAGCCAGAAGACTTCCTGTGATTCCTTTTGCCTCAGCCTTTTTTATAGTTACAGCCTGAAGAAGATTAATCACATAAGATCTAGGATTAAGAACAATCACCACTACAAATTGTTCCTCCTGTCAAAAGTAATTAAATGACAGGCTTTGACCTGGGCCTCGGCTAAGCAAATAAGGCTCATGACAGAAGACACGTTCACCGTTGCCTCAGGAGGCCTTTCGGAAGGTAATACATGCTGGTAATGAGGAAGAACCTCTATGGCCAAAGAGTGATAAACTCCAGCGGCTTTTCTAAATAGTGTGGCGGATTGCACCAAGTCTACAATAATGCATAAAGAAGTGAAAGAGAGGTACTATGCAAATTTCAAATACTAGTAAGGATTCAACATCTACCTTTAGACAGAACTTCATTAGCCATTTCTCGTAGCAGAGCACCGTAGAGGAAATGCATCATAGTGAGCTCATACATCAAATTATCGATCCGAAAGAACTTTTGATTCTTACAGCCAAATAAAGATGAAGAGTTAAGAGCACTACTCCATCGGATCCTTAGGCTTGATGTCCATTGAACCAACTGATCACTGCTAATATTCCTACAATGGTGAACCAAGTTTTCCAACAATGGCAAGTACTTCTCTAACTTCTGAATGTCCTGATATATTTCACAGAGAATTTACAAAGATTACTATGACCTACTCCGTGTTGTCAATTACAATTAGATCACACCAGAACATGCAGATAAAAACACTTTTCGACTATTTAGTTGTGTCATGAGGTAAGTTTTATCATTTAAAGCAGAAACACAGTAAGAGTAGAAAATGAATCGAAAGTTCTATATTGTAGTTAGCCAATTGCACTGCTCATATGTTATACCTGTTCACACTGTGAACTCAACCCTCCAGACATTTCCCTTGCTACAGCCTCTGTGATAACGCTTACGTCATTAATAGATTCCTCTATTACTCTACGTGTGGAGCTCAACTCTTTCAGTTGCTCAAGTGTGCCAGAGTCGCGTGCAACAAATATGTCCTCAAAAACAATCTGTTAACATCAATATCATATTACATGTGCTATAATTATAATGAAACTATCTTCTTAATTCCTATGGTAAACTATTTGAAATCACTAATTTAGAGGGAAAGTTGCATCCTGGAATGCAAAAGCCTGTTTACAACAAATAAGAGTGTTCAGAAGAATAGTTGAAGTGCTGAGCAAATAAATATGTTATACTTCCTCCCACCATCTTGTAAACATCTACGACACAAATAAAGCAAGTACCACTGAAACAAGAACCAAGACATTACTTGGTGAACGAACTCATTATTGCATGAGAGCATAATCCTCAATTAAGGATAACAAAAATCTGTTTATCTTGATTGGAAAGTGGAAACTAATGTTCTATCTACAGACTACTCTCATGAAGTTTAAACCATGTTACAGACTACTCTCATGAAGGTTAAAGTTCCATGTCTCAATAAGGCTATCCTGTCTGATTAAAACTTTAAACTGTAGTTGCAGTCAACTAATCAAGTTGAACAAACAACTTTAACATCAACTGGTACTGCACCGGCTGGACTACTTACACTGAATTTAACCACGCCTGTACATCTAGTATACAATTTATATGTGGAATGTGGAAATATTTAACAGCAATTTTAGAGATTCATTACAGCATTTGCACTACCTTGTTTCTGTCAACTAATCATCAGAATCCTTTCACTAATATTTAAGTAACTGTGTCTTTGTATTCTTTAGTTCTGTTTCTTTAGCGTTCCCACTGAGAACCATCGCTCATTGATTCTATAGCCCCATTAGGGCCACGTCAGATCGACCAATGCCCCTGATGCACCTCCATCTGCCCCATAGATTATTCCCATCACCCTAAGTATGAGGGAAGAGCGGGTGCGGCTGGCAAGGAGGCCGGAAAAAGGGGAAAAGAGGGAGAAGACGTGGAACCGTGGAGGGAAGAGAAGGACCTATAATGAGGGAGGGGGGGGGGGATCCTCAGCTAGGGGCTAATGACAACTTAACAGACACACACATACGAAAATCGTCTTCTGGTAATTGCTGTGATTTTACGGATTTAATCTAATTCCTACGGACATCACCCACCAATTTATCTTCATAAAAGCCTTGATCCTGCAAAAATTTTCCTTTCTACCAAAATTTAATCCCACATAATTTGCTAGATTCCTATTTCTGTTTTCTTCCAAATAACGTGTATTCATGCTACATCAAGTTGTGTTGCTCAACAGCTCAGTCAGGAAAGGGAAGTCTCGAATTTGTTTCTCCAACACTAATTCTAGTTAACATTTACACTTAATCTAAATATATTGCAAACATATCAATCATCATAACTAACTAAGATCATAACACATTAGATTATGTGTAAATGTTAAACATGCAAAATTTAcacaaagaagaagaaagaacAAAGGAAAtgatttagcaaaaaaaaaaaaagaacaaaGGAAATGTAAATAAATACCCTTTTGGTTTTAAGCTTCAGAGGATCAGGAAAATGCAGCATCTTAGTTAGACGATCTATCTTTGCTTCTCAAACCCTTCAAAGTTCATTACAAAAACTATACATTCAAAATATTAGTTATGATTTATATTGATTCTATAACAAATGCTTAACGCCAAAATGTATTACTTTATTCAGGAGAATGAAATCTTGCTTCACTTCAGATAGACATCGAAATGAAAAatctatatataatataagtatAAAATTAGAATATTGTATAGAAACAATGACAGAAACTTAGTAATTACAGTTTAGAATATTTGTCGTGTATATATAAACTTTTCGTAACAATTTCCTCCTCCTTGCAATGGAATAATACTAATGATTGTAAGTTGTAACAGTTTTAGTTTTTTAATTTTTGAGCACAATAgctattaaataatattcattctTGGCTTAAGCAAGGATGGGAAAACAAACCAACAAAGAGCTGATACAAGGGTTGAGCTCTTGTCAAGGGTTCAAGTTTCAACTCATGGATGTGCGGGAGTTTATATAGGGGAAAAAGGACAACAAAGACATGGTGAGTTCGGCCTTCCATTTTTCCACTAgtttatatattaatttattttatttttcatataAAAAATAAGTATTATATGCGTGTAAAAATTTATAGCATTTTAATTTTACTAGATGGGAAGAAATACATTGAACAAGACTAAACTATTGCAAAGTGAAATTGAATAATTCAATATTCTTCATTCAATTGACAATAATCACAAGTGAATAAGTGATTTGAGAAGTCAAAATACACTAAACAAATTATTAGAGGAAACAGAATATTTATACCAAGTCTCTGTCAACAGAATATGCTGTTATTAGTTGAAACAATTTAGCAACGTCTAGCTATAAACTGCGTCATTTGGCATTGACCTTGATTATAAAGTTAATTCAGTCGACAAACTACCATGTTTAACAATCTTCTTATGTAAAAACGATAGACAAACAGATATTTCAAGTATTTAAGAGTTTATCATCTATCGTCTCATCTCAGGTTATGAGTTCGACCATTAGTCACCCCGAAAAATTACTAGAACATATACtcatttataaaaatatataagcCATATTTGTAAAAAAAAGGACCGAAATTGTTTTTTTGTTCTTGTTAGCCGTATGACACTAATTATCTAGCTCGCGAAACTTTATTTTAAGTTCATACTTGAATTTACTACTGTTGTTGTATCAAGAACATACTAAATATGATcgaaaatatatatatttccaATATCTAACAATTAACAAGACTAATATAAATATTAAACACAACAAAATTTAGAAAAAGCACAAAACATATCACAAGTTCGTTCTAAATATTCGTACAACAGAGCTTTGTATAATTATTTAATCTTCTAACATTGTAGCAGGATCTTGCTTCCATCCTACTGGTGTCTAACCCTAGTTTGAAATGGACTCAGGGTGTCCACAAATAGATTAACAACTACCTAATGAACCTTTTCTTTGCAGCCACAATTAGTAAATCTTGTCATGCTGCCGGTAACTATGCTCCTAGTCCTTTTAAGCATGGTAGCTATATCTGATCTAGAATACATAGACGGTCTCATTTTGATTACATTTCACAACTCTACTCTACTGTTAACAAGAAGGATTGGATACCAAATACAATGAAAACAACTCCACCCGATAGTGCAATCTGCATAAGATGTGTGTACAACTTTAGTTCTGTTGTTTCTCGTAAAAAAAATTAGTTTTGTCGAGAGTGTTGTGTCTATTAGATAAACTAAACAAAAAAATGTAATCTTGTAGTTGTAGTTGATTCCATAATAGAAAAAAAACACAGGTGCAGTTATTTACCAGTTTCTCAGATATCTGTTGTGCCAAGCTTTTTCCTCCTATGACTGCAGCAGTGGTACAGAGAGCTTGTCCTCTGAAGCCAGAAACAACACTTATGTTATGGACTTTAAGGAATGCTAATGGACCAAAATATACATATTTTACATTACAACTACACTAGTACACGGGTAAACACGACTATATTAGATCCGGGTTAGTGTCACCAAATTGGTACACGAATGCAAATCCAGGTCGGGTTCGGGTTTAAGGTTTGGTACACGAAAATACGAAAGTACACGGAACGTTTGTACACGACATGTAACGTTGTCTGGTCTATAGAGACTGTTGTATCAATACAAGGTTGATAAACTATAATACCCTGTTATATAGTCAAAACATGTACTTGCACGTGAAGATTAAGCAAAACTCAAGAAAACAAGGAAGCGGGTGTTCAAACCCCAATAAACCATAATTATTTCAATAGCAGATCCTGAATGTAAACTTATTTCATCTCTTTATAGCTGCAAGTTTGTTTTTGGGCCCTCTATCTAGCTACCTAAACAGACTTGACAATTTTGATGAATACCATATCAATAGAATAATAAGGTATTTTAAAGCCCATAACTAGTTTTCAGTCACAAGGCATTATCAGATCCATTATGAAAGTTGAATGTATTTTTTTGTGTTAAGAGTATTATATGAATAGGGGTTTTCTTTTAACAAAATTATTGAACAATAAAAGAACCAAGCAAGTTTAGCAATAGTGTTGTGCTTTTCCTGCAGGGCATATGGAAGCGGCACATGATAAAAGAGCTATATATTGAGATGCTATACACGGAAAAGTAAAACAGTCTCTGAAGAGAGTGAACTTACAAGATTCCACCAACTACAACACCAAATGGATTCTCATCTGCTGCCAAACCAATAGTTGCTAGCTGAAAAAATAATAACAAGGTGAGCTAAAACATGCATATAACATCAGTGCACATTGCCTTTAGTCTTTGACTCTCTGTTTAATATATGAGCTTGTAATATATTCCTACACAAAGAATACATTCTACATTATATTGcatattagattttcttttacaAGGGTAAAAAACTCCGAAACATCAGCTGATTTGAAATAGATGTGGCCATGTGGGACAGTCATCAACTTCACAGATATATCACAGGAATAAAACCTTCAAAAGGATGGGTGAGAAGAACTGAGTAAGAAATGGTCGACTCTGCTTTTTCAAATCATCACCGCCCTGGATGAACACAACACATTGTAAAGATCAAGAAACAGTTGTTTGGACTACCAAACACTATAACTAATGTACTTAAAACAAAAAGAGATTCAATACAAACTTACCAATAACAAATCTACCAAAATTATATTGAGAAAGGGCAAATAAAAAGCTTAAAGCCTTTGCAATAGTTAAAGGTATTCAAGAATATATGCAATTTTCATTAAACATGTATGAAATCTACGAAACCAGTAGTAAAGATTTAGTtgataataaaaatcaattacgtTCATGCAACCGCAAGGAATTTGCATCCTCACTTACAATGTCTGGAGTCCTTTCACTCTAACAAGTTACAAATCAATCATCTAGTGTTTTTAAAGTTCGTCAAAAAAATTTGTGATTTTCCAATACAAGGTGAGAAGAAATTGGTATCGGGAAGGAAAAATCAACCATTGAAGTGCAATGGTCAGGAGGAAATTGACAGTTAGGAATTATTATGGAGAACCTAATATAAGATATTTATTAATGTATAATATCTGTTCCTTTATTTAGAGCTAGAGTTTTCCTTGGATTTAGAAAAGAATCTGGACACTTCAAAATTCTGGGTATTTGAGGAATAAAGGTGTTAAGACTTAAGATAATAAAAACTGAATACTCTAATTTGGGCAGTACCTTGCCATTTTCTTTGACTGATCCTTTAGATTTCAAAACAACATCTTGCGGGCAATGCAACCGGAGTAATGTTAGAAGAAATTCAGAGCCAACAAGGTTAAGCATGAAAATAAAAGGAGAATGAACCAGTTCTGCTTCAACTTCAGCTAATTCTTCATCCTCCCAATCAGAAATAACAAAACAGACAGGCTCCTTGTAAGCAAAAATTGTTTCTCGATTAGGAGAATACTCCCAATCCAAAATCCAGAGAAATAAAGATGTAAATATTATCGGGGTTACTTTCAACTGAATGCATCCCCACAAGGACCATAGCCCAAATCCAAAAAATAATAATGTTGTAACTTGTAATATGATGAGTGAATTTCGAGGAATCTGCACagttcaaaatacacacataagTAAGCATGGGTTAAGCAGGGATATGGATAACAGATGAAAGCTTTAGTAATGATTTCTTTATCATGGATACAGATGGCTCAAAGTTGATCATTTGAATTTTCAAGTTCAGTTCACAATTAATAGCTTAACACTTGTAACAGAACAGATATGTGATTACTTGAACGTCCCTGTACTGTACAGGGTACTAACAATGTCTGATTAGGGTGCACATTTAAGCATCCCTCAAAGTTTCTCATCAGCCTGAGTCTTTATGATAGTACAGCACAGCATACAAATGTTGAGCATCCCTCAACTTTAATTGCTTTAATAAGGTGATATATGTACATGTGTAACTAAACTTCTCATAGTTAACTCAAGGTTGATGGTTTGTTCGGTGCAAACTTCAGGTTCCCCATTATCGCAAAGCATCTCTAACAGGAGCATCAATACTCTACTATGTGAAAGCAAACTTACCAAATTTGGAGAAGCCCATCCAAGAAGAGCCGAAAGAATAGTCATTACCTAGAGACAGCAAATGAGTTTACGCCATTGCATCAAAAATATCGGCAGAAATACCTATTAAAATTCAAAACTAAATTAAGAAGCTTCGGACAGAAACTACTGACTATCAAAGCAGACAAGCAGCCTAGCAATACGAGCTTTCCGGGATGTCGCATCACCAAAATCTAAGATAAGAAAAAACATGTAAGATAAACAGAACACGAGTAATAACAATAATTTGTTCCGAGTTGAAAACATATTAAGAGTACTATAAGCAGCATGGAAAAATATATGCAGTAAGGTCAGAACATACAACTTGATAAAGCTAGTGCCAAACCAAGAAGATTCCTGGGGGTCTTGCAgaatattttgataaaatttcATATTCTCCGAATCTCCGCTCAAGATGCAGAGAGTCGTCATCAATGAAGGATCCAATTAGATATAACATGTCTTGTTAATATGTCGCATCCTAATAGGTTCACGTCCAGTATAAAAATGGAAAAATATCATAGAAAAAGTTAAATACTGAGAACCATTTTCTGTATTTTTATTCCTTTGATCAGGGGCAAACATCATAAAAAGCCTAGTTCA
Encoded here:
- the LOC141664673 gene encoding uncharacterized protein LOC141664673 codes for the protein MLHFPDPLKLKTKRIVFEDIFVARDSGTLEQLKELSSTRRVIEESINDVSVITEAVAREMSGGLSSQCEQDIQKLEKYLPLLENLVHHCRNISSDQLVQWTSSLRIRWSSALNSSSLFGCKNQKFFRIDNLMYELTMMHFLYGALLREMANEVLSKDLVQSATLFRKAAGVYHSLAIEVLPHYQHVLPSERPPEATVNVSSVMSLICLAEAQAVTIKKAEAKGITGSLLAKLHYGIVQMLDEASSTLHSANKDKKDISTGFLDFVSTCKAIHELRSYKYLAESLRSDSQIGFALGVLQHVQITTQKIKLPSKASWRSVLKEEVDSVTGLIGKYEYENNFVWNYKIPPKHELPCLEGSNQL